In the genome of Catenovulum adriaticum, one region contains:
- a CDS encoding family 43 glycosylhydrolase — MKNKINSSVRVCTLLLVCASWQVFANNQSDPQANKIKLLKAHNQAFNALDELVRDPFVKKGPDGYYYLTGTTAGKHWGDKAGVRLWRSKNLVDWQNLGLVWQLHLDGKQQNSWHYQKYIERTKASSKVKDQYNPVAIWAPEIHYMQGTWWIPHSTDGGGHALLKSTSGLPQGPYQALPPMMQRNIDSHLYQEGNDIYYAWQADFIGKMNADMTQLAEPTTKLAHLGKHEMGYEGILIEKIADKYLHIASGRYGYEPTDTYDLYYAVSKNLKGPYGKRRMMVKNAGHGNLVQDPYGKWWVTAFDHDYVKQAGGKNRWNLWLVPIELTISRDDVVVTVLDPRFKPNEEDQAFVDKLAIEGIPEAWKKVKPWTLPEHLSTHSD; from the coding sequence ATGAAAAACAAAATTAATTCCAGCGTGCGTGTATGCACGCTGCTTTTGGTTTGTGCAAGCTGGCAAGTTTTTGCAAATAATCAGTCAGATCCCCAAGCAAACAAAATCAAATTATTAAAAGCGCATAATCAAGCATTTAATGCACTCGACGAATTAGTACGAGACCCGTTTGTTAAAAAAGGGCCAGATGGTTATTACTACTTAACCGGAACAACCGCAGGTAAACATTGGGGTGATAAAGCGGGCGTGCGTTTATGGCGCAGTAAAAACTTGGTCGATTGGCAAAATCTAGGCTTAGTTTGGCAATTACATCTTGACGGTAAACAACAAAACTCGTGGCATTATCAAAAATATATAGAGCGAACCAAAGCAAGCTCAAAGGTAAAAGACCAATACAACCCGGTTGCTATTTGGGCACCTGAAATTCATTATATGCAAGGCACATGGTGGATACCGCATAGCACTGACGGCGGAGGACATGCTCTGTTAAAAAGCACCAGTGGTTTACCACAAGGGCCATATCAAGCACTACCTCCTATGATGCAGCGCAATATAGATTCGCATTTATACCAAGAAGGTAATGACATTTATTATGCGTGGCAAGCGGACTTTATTGGCAAAATGAACGCAGATATGACTCAATTGGCCGAACCTACAACAAAGCTGGCACATTTGGGTAAACACGAAATGGGCTACGAAGGCATACTTATTGAAAAAATAGCCGACAAATACCTGCATATCGCCTCTGGTCGCTATGGCTATGAACCCACAGATACTTATGATTTATATTATGCGGTATCAAAAAACTTAAAAGGGCCGTACGGTAAACGCCGCATGATGGTAAAAAATGCAGGTCACGGCAATTTAGTTCAAGACCCATACGGAAAGTGGTGGGTTACAGCATTTGATCATGACTATGTAAAACAAGCCGGTGGTAAAAATCGCTGGAACTTATGGCTCGTGCCAATTGAACTTACAATTAGCCGAGACGATGTTGTGGTTACAGTGCTAGACCCACGTTTTAAACCTAATGAAGAAGATCAGGCTTTTGTCGATAAATTGGCAATAGAAGGCATACCAGAAGCTTGGAAAAAGGTTAAACCTTGGACATTGCCAGAACATTTGAGCACACACAGTGATTAG
- a CDS encoding sulfatase family protein has protein sequence MLKDIINITIKKLIPLTICGALISCSNSIELAKTKSTSSNQAEKPNIIVVFTDDQGYADLSSYGADKIKTPNLDKFAQTGLRFTDFYVASSVCSASRAALLTGKLPKNNGVTGVYFPDAMGMKPEQITLAEMLKPAGYRTAAIGKWHLGDLKTTLPTAQGFDYYYGIPYSNDMYIGYKHEFAEQVKFNQGYSLEKARADQAFVQQAGKKRNLIRQKGLRDLVPIFEGDKIVEYPAEQSTLTKRYFEKAIEFIDSSSEPFFVYLTPAMPHVPLFASEEFRGKSAGGLYGDTVEEIDHYFGKLIHHLKQTKQLDNTLIVFSSDNGPWLGYGSHAGSAKPFSYGKFTNYEGGIRVPGIMSMPSKIKANQVTGHITSTIDLAPTILQLAGIDSAQYQLDGTSLVPLFDLKQANQPIVFLSYQDEIAGVRYQNWKYIKKGMNNVGKSGRVEDNATDLLFDLSQDPTESTNLIEKYPYIKHRLDVLIDEKQN, from the coding sequence ATGCTAAAAGACATAATTAACATAACGATAAAAAAACTGATACCACTTACCATATGTGGTGCACTGATCAGTTGTAGCAACTCAATAGAGCTGGCAAAAACAAAAAGCACCAGCTCAAATCAAGCTGAAAAACCAAATATAATTGTGGTATTTACTGACGATCAAGGTTACGCCGATTTATCCAGTTATGGCGCAGATAAAATTAAAACACCTAATTTAGATAAATTTGCACAAACAGGCCTGCGTTTTACCGATTTTTATGTCGCATCTTCTGTATGTAGTGCATCGCGTGCTGCTTTATTAACAGGCAAGTTACCTAAAAATAACGGTGTGACCGGGGTGTATTTTCCAGATGCAATGGGCATGAAACCAGAGCAAATAACTTTAGCAGAAATGCTTAAACCTGCAGGTTACCGCACAGCTGCTATTGGTAAATGGCACTTAGGAGATCTTAAAACAACTTTACCGACCGCACAGGGTTTTGATTACTATTATGGCATTCCATACAGTAATGACATGTATATAGGTTACAAACACGAATTTGCTGAACAAGTTAAATTTAATCAAGGATACAGCTTAGAAAAAGCGAGAGCGGATCAAGCTTTTGTGCAGCAAGCTGGCAAAAAGCGCAATTTAATAAGACAAAAAGGACTTCGAGATTTAGTGCCTATATTTGAAGGCGATAAAATAGTTGAATATCCAGCCGAACAAAGCACTTTAACCAAACGCTATTTTGAAAAAGCGATCGAATTTATTGACAGCTCAAGTGAACCATTTTTTGTGTATTTAACCCCAGCCATGCCTCATGTACCTTTATTTGCCAGCGAAGAATTTAGAGGGAAAAGTGCCGGCGGTTTATATGGCGACACAGTAGAAGAAATTGATCATTATTTTGGTAAGCTTATTCACCACCTTAAACAAACCAAGCAATTAGACAATACTTTAATTGTATTTAGCTCGGACAATGGCCCCTGGTTAGGATACGGCAGTCATGCAGGTTCGGCCAAACCATTTAGTTATGGAAAATTTACCAACTACGAAGGTGGCATTCGTGTACCCGGCATTATGAGTATGCCAAGTAAAATAAAAGCGAATCAAGTAACGGGACATATAACGTCAACCATAGACTTAGCACCCACTATATTACAATTAGCAGGCATTGATAGCGCTCAGTATCAGTTAGACGGCACAAGTTTAGTTCCTTTGTTTGATTTGAAACAAGCAAATCAACCAATCGTATTTTTAAGTTATCAGGATGAAATAGCCGGTGTGCGTTATCAAAATTGGAAATACATAAAAAAGGGTATGAACAATGTAGGTAAATCAGGCAGAGTAGAAGACAATGCAACCGATTTGCTGTTTGATCTAAGCCAAGACCCAACTGAAAGTACTAATCTTATTGAAAAATATCCTTATATTAAGCACCGATTGGACGTGTTAATTGATGAAAAACAAAATTAA
- a CDS encoding alpha-galactosidase, whose product MQNFKSLFATTASVSVIVSALLTSGCSLTDKTTNTEAKTTSNSNNLLLEVAEKPPLGWNSFDAWGARINEKDFRETVDFMAENLKPHGWEYAVIDYIWWNPAPGAHNTKENYDRRPGHPNVLINADGSLKNPAEAPMDEYGRLQPAVERFPSSTGGKGFKPLADYVHSKGLKFGIHIMRGMHRHAWYLNTPILGTDKTARDIAKFNDHAGWLNNMFGIEYRAEGAQAFYDSIFKQYAQWGVDYIKADDMMGQCGAPFHSYYAGEIEMMRKAIDNSGRPMVLSLSCGEAPIAHANHLEKNANMWRVSADFWDKWKDLRRSFQLLDKWSPFIGEGTWPDADMIPFGRLSLDDRPHGKERMSQFTTDEKYTLMTLFSMARSPLMIGAELNTTPFEEIKTFFMNDEVLYVNQNSSNNRQIIRYDEETAKKGATVNDFYAAWYAEDPANGDIFIALFNLGDKVKSVGITFDMENMRGTYKVRDLWAKKDIGTAKVKFAQTLPPHGAGLYRFSKVAGSSEAWVIPTEEKSHDNQ is encoded by the coding sequence ATGCAAAACTTTAAAAGTTTATTTGCAACCACTGCCTCCGTATCTGTAATAGTATCGGCGCTTTTAACCAGTGGATGTTCATTAACTGACAAAACAACCAATACTGAGGCGAAAACAACGTCTAACTCCAATAATTTGTTACTTGAAGTAGCAGAGAAGCCGCCTTTAGGCTGGAATAGTTTTGATGCTTGGGGTGCCCGCATAAACGAAAAAGATTTTCGTGAAACGGTCGACTTTATGGCTGAGAACTTAAAACCTCATGGTTGGGAATACGCTGTTATTGATTATATTTGGTGGAACCCTGCACCGGGTGCACATAATACAAAAGAAAATTACGATCGTCGCCCTGGCCACCCCAATGTATTAATAAATGCAGACGGTTCTTTAAAAAATCCAGCTGAAGCACCTATGGACGAGTATGGCCGACTGCAACCTGCAGTTGAACGCTTTCCATCATCTACAGGTGGTAAAGGTTTTAAACCTTTGGCTGACTATGTTCATAGTAAAGGTTTAAAATTTGGTATTCACATAATGCGCGGAATGCACCGCCATGCATGGTATTTGAATACGCCAATTTTGGGTACAGATAAAACGGCACGCGACATCGCTAAATTTAATGACCATGCGGGATGGTTAAACAATATGTTTGGTATTGAATATCGAGCAGAAGGTGCACAAGCATTTTACGACTCTATTTTTAAACAATATGCACAGTGGGGTGTCGATTACATTAAAGCCGATGACATGATGGGTCAATGTGGTGCGCCTTTCCACAGTTATTATGCAGGCGAAATTGAAATGATGCGCAAAGCAATTGATAACTCAGGTCGCCCGATGGTATTGAGTTTATCCTGCGGTGAAGCGCCGATTGCACACGCGAATCATTTAGAAAAAAATGCCAATATGTGGCGCGTATCCGCTGACTTTTGGGATAAATGGAAAGATTTACGTCGCAGTTTCCAGCTATTAGACAAATGGTCACCGTTTATTGGTGAAGGCACATGGCCTGATGCGGATATGATCCCGTTTGGTCGTTTATCGTTAGACGATCGCCCACATGGTAAAGAGCGTATGTCGCAATTTACCACAGATGAAAAATACACTCTAATGACCTTGTTCAGTATGGCGCGTTCTCCGCTGATGATAGGTGCTGAGTTAAATACTACGCCATTTGAAGAAATTAAAACCTTTTTTATGAATGACGAGGTGTTATACGTTAATCAAAACAGCAGCAACAACCGTCAGATCATCCGTTATGACGAAGAAACAGCAAAAAAAGGTGCAACTGTAAATGACTTTTATGCAGCTTGGTATGCCGAAGACCCTGCCAATGGCGATATATTTATCGCACTGTTCAACTTAGGCGACAAAGTAAAATCTGTTGGTATTACCTTTGATATGGAAAATATGCGCGGCACATACAAAGTTCGTGATTTATGGGCGAAAAAAGACATAGGTACCGCCAAAGTTAAATTTGCACAAACATTACCGCCTCATGGTGCGGGTTTATACAGATTCAGTAAAGTAGCTGGGTCTTCCGAAGCTTGGGTTATCCCGACTGAAGAAAAATCGCACGACAACCAGTAA